GCGTCATGCGCGTGCTTCTCATTGGAGACTACCCCCCGCCGTACGGCGGGGTGGCGATCCACGTACAACAACTTCATCGATTTCTTCGCGGGCGCGGTATCGAGGCGAAGGTCCTGGACATCGGAAAGGGCGGCCGGCCGGCTCCGGACGTCATCCCGGTCCAGTCCCTGGCTCGGTTCGGGCTGCGGCTCGCGGGATTCTTGAGCGCTGGGTGGACGGTGCATGTCCACACCAGCGGCAACAACCCGAAGTCCTGGATGCTGGCCGCGGCGGCCGGTGTCCCGGCACCCCGAGCGCCTCGCGTCATCACCCTGCACTCGGGGCTGCTGCCGGACTTCCTGGCGGGCTCCTCGGCGCGCAGGGCGCTGGCCCGGGCCGCGCTCGCGGGGTACTCGCGGGTGGTGGCGGTGTCGCAGGCGGTGAAGGAGGCGCTCGTCGGGTGTGGCGTGCCCGAGGAGAAGATCCTCGTCCAGCCGGCGTTCTGCGCCTCGCAGGTGCAGCCGGGGCCGGTGACGCCCGAGGTGGAGCTGGCGAGGGCCCGACGCAAGCCGCTGCTGGCCATGGCGCACCACCCGTCGCCCGTGTACGGGCGGATGGTGATGTTCCGGGCGCTGCGGATGCTCGCGGAGGAATTGCCGGGAGTGGGGCTCGCCGTCTTCGGCCCTGGGACGCGGACTCCGGAGTTCGCTCGCGATGCTCGCGAGACGCACGCGGCGCCGTACCTGGAGGATCTGGGCGAGCTGGATCACTCGGAGGTGCTGGGCCTGATGTCGCGGTGTGATGCGTTCATCCGGCCCACCACGCATGACGGGGATGCCATCTCCGTGCGCGAGGCGCTGGCACTGGGAGTGCCCTGCGTGGCCAGCGACGTGTGTACCCGGCCGGAGGGGACGTACCTGTTCCGGGCGGGGCATGCGCCGGACCTGGCCCTGCGGGTGCGGCAGGCACTGGTGGAGGGCCCGGCGGAGACGGCGCTGCCGGATGCGGGGCCCGTGTTGCTCAGGCTGTACGAGGAACTGTCCGAGCCTCGGCTCGAGGGTCAGCGGCCGGCGATGGCCACCTGAGGCCGAGCTTCACTTCGCTGGATTTCCATACGGGAGAAGAGACATGCGGCGTAGCGAAGACATGGACCTGGCGCGCCGGGCCCTGCGAGGGCGGGACCTGGTGGTGTTCTCCAACGATTGGGACGGGGATCCGCTGTCCAAGGTCCACATCATGCGGATCCTCTCGAGGGACAACCGCGTGCTGTGGGTGAACAGCATCGGCAACCGCGCGCCGAAGGCGAACGCGCACGATCTCCAGCGCATCTGGAGGAAGCTGTCCTCGTTCACCGAGGGCATCCGCGAGGTGGAGCCCAACCTCTTCGTGCTGGCGCCGCTGGCCATCCCGTTCTACGGCTCGGAGGTGGTGCGGACCACGAACCGGGAGCTCTTGCGGCTCCAGGTCAAGCGGGCGATGAAGCAGCTGAACTTCAAGCGGC
Above is a genomic segment from Hyalangium gracile containing:
- a CDS encoding glycosyltransferase family 4 protein; translated protein: MRVLLIGDYPPPYGGVAIHVQQLHRFLRGRGIEAKVLDIGKGGRPAPDVIPVQSLARFGLRLAGFLSAGWTVHVHTSGNNPKSWMLAAAAGVPAPRAPRVITLHSGLLPDFLAGSSARRALARAALAGYSRVVAVSQAVKEALVGCGVPEEKILVQPAFCASQVQPGPVTPEVELARARRKPLLAMAHHPSPVYGRMVMFRALRMLAEELPGVGLAVFGPGTRTPEFARDARETHAAPYLEDLGELDHSEVLGLMSRCDAFIRPTTHDGDAISVREALALGVPCVASDVCTRPEGTYLFRAGHAPDLALRVRQALVEGPAETALPDAGPVLLRLYEELSEPRLEGQRPAMAT